A section of the Meles meles chromosome 8, mMelMel3.1 paternal haplotype, whole genome shotgun sequence genome encodes:
- the LOC123949434 gene encoding olfactory receptor 4P4-like, whose translation MKNQRNISEFILLGLSYDQNIEIFCFGLFLFCYVALLAGNLLILVSIRCSSLFHQPMYYFLIHLSSMDICYTSTVTPKLIADLLVERKTISYSNCMLQIFTMHFFGGVEVFILTAMAFDRYAAICKPLHYVVIMNRKRCHLLVLAAWAGGAIHALPLFSTAIGLPFCGPNEIDHYFCDVFPLLKLACTDTYITGILVVPFSGMISLVTFIVLFVSYGIILFTLRNLSAEGRRKALSTCWSHVTVVILFFGPVIFIYLRPPTTFPEDKIFALFYTIIAPMFNPLIYTLRNSEMKKALKKVWCSSLFSKGSHS comes from the coding sequence atgaaaaaccagaGAAACATCTCAGAATTCATACTTCTAGGACTTTCATATGACCAGAACATAGAAATATTTTGCTTTGGGCTCTTCTTATTCTGCTATGTTGCCCTGTTGGCAGGAAACCTTCTGATCCTTGTCTCCATTCGATGCAGTTCCCTTTTTCACCAACCCATGTACTACTTCCTCATCCACTTATCTTCTATGGACATCTGCTATACCTCTACAGTTACACCCAAGTTAATTGCTGACCTGTTAGTGGAAAGAAAAACCATCTCCTACAGTAATTGCATGTTACAGATCTTTACCATGCACTTTTTCGGAGGCGTTGAGGTCTTCATTCTTACTGCCATGGCCTTCGATCGCTACGCTGCCATCTGCAAACCTCTCCACTATGTGGTTATCATGAACAGGAAAAGATGCCACCTCCTAGTCTTAGCTGCTTGGGCTGGTGGGGCCATCCATGCCTTACCTCTGTTTTCTACTGCAATTGGTTTGCCCTTCTGTGGTCCTAATGAAATCGATCACTACTTCTGTGATGTTTTTCCTTTGCTAAAGCTGGCCTGTACTGATACCTACATCACTGGTATCCTTGTGGTTCCCTTTTCAGGTATGATTTCCTTAGTAACCTTTATtgtcttatttgtttcttatgggaTAATATTGTTCACTTTAAGAAATCTCTCAGCTGAGGGAAGACGCAAAGCCCTCTCTACCTGTTGGTCTCATGTCACTGTGGTCATCTTATTTTTTGGGCCTGTAATCTTTATCTACCTTAGACCACCTACTACTTTTCCTGAGGACAAAATATTTGCTCTGTTTTACACCATCATTGCTCCTATGTTCAATCCCTTAATCTACACTCTGAGGaattcagagatgaaaaaagCATTGAAAAAGGTTTGGTGCTCATCATTGTTTTCCAAGGGCTCACACTCTTAA
- the LOC123949607 gene encoding olfactory receptor 4C46-like produces MENRNNVTEFVLLGLTENPKMQKIIFVIFLMIYIISEVGNILTVVTITTSPLLGSPMYYFLAYLSFIDACYSSVNTPKLIIDSLREKKTTTFNACIIQIFGEHFFAGADIILLTVMAYDCYVAICKPLHYTTIMNRQVCGLLMGVAWVGGFLHGAIQILFIIPLLFCGPNVIDHFMCDLNPLLNLACTDTHTLGLFCTDTHTLGLFVAANSGFICVFLFLLLIISYVVILYSLRNHSLEARRKALSTCVSHITVVILFFVPCIFVYMRSAITLSTDKTVSVFYTMITPMLNPLIYTLRNDQMKNAIRKLCSRRVISSEK; encoded by the coding sequence ATGGAGAATAGAAACAACGTGACAGAGTTTGTTCTACTGGGGCTCACAGAGAATCCGAAGATGCAGAAAATCATATTTGTCATCTTTTTGATGATTTATATCATCTCTGAGGTAGGAAATATACTCACCGTGGTCACTATCACTACCAGTCCATTATTGGGGTCTCCCATGTACTATTTCCTGGCCTATCTCTCTTTCATTGATGCCTGCTATTCTTCTGTTAATACCCCTAAACTGATCATAGATTCACTCCGTGAAAAGAAGACCACCACATTCAATGCATGTATAATCCAAATCTTTGGAGAACATTTCTTTGCAGGTGCTGATATCATCCTACTTACTGTGATGGCCTATGActgctatgtggccatctgcaagccattgCACTACACGACCATCATGAATCGGCAGGTGTGTGGCCTGTTAATGGGAGTGGCGTGGGTGGGAGGTTTTCTTCATGGAGCCATACAGATCCTCTTTATCATCCCTTTACTCTTCTGTGGCCCTAATGTCATAGATCACTTTATGTGTGATCTGAACCCTTTGCTCAATCTTGCCTGCACTGATACACACACGCTAGGCCTCTTCTGCACAGATACACACACGCTAGGCCTCTTCGTTGCTGCCAACAGTGGtttcatttgtgtcttcctcttcctcctcttgatCATCTCCTATGTGGTCATTCTGTACTCCCTAAGGAACCACAGCTTGGAGGCAAGGCgcaaagccctctccacctgtgtCTCCCACATCACAGTAGTTATCCTATTCTTTGTGCCTTGCATTTTTGTGTACATGAGATCAGCAATTACTTTATCTACTGATAAAACAGTTTCAGTGTTCTACACTATGATAACACCGATGTTAAACCCCTTAATCTATACCTTAAGAAATGATcagatgaaaaatgccattaggaAATTGTGTAGTAGAAGAGTTATTtcaagtgagaaataa